The following nucleotide sequence is from Sander vitreus isolate 19-12246 chromosome 11, sanVit1, whole genome shotgun sequence.
AGGCCAATAATGATGGAGAGGTGGACCGAACAGTTCCTATGTGCAGGCATACCTGTTATAAGATGCCTGTGCAGACTATACAGGATATTCTGAAATTAAGGTTTGGAACCCCTGAAAACTGAGGAGGCTCCATTAAGAAAATTAGTTTGAAGTCCACAAGCCTATGCTCAGGTTACACAAAGAGCTCTGCTATTTTCGTGGTGTTGCTTGTCTGTGTACGTATGTTTGGGTTTGCATcatttttgtgaaataaattcttTTTAAGTGGTgtgcaaaaactacaattaaCACAGACATGTACAGTTGGTTAAATGCTGGGCCTACAAATTCCTGTCAAGCTATTTCAGTTTACTGGAGGGTAAGCTGAGACGACTTCAGGTGTGAGTTATGAGGGATGATGTCTGAGGCCGCAGTTGGGAGGGGATGGATCAGGGGCCTTTTTTGCATGAGTGACAGTCCAAAACAGTGCATCCATCAGAGTCAGGGTGGTCAGCTAGGAAGGGATGCCAGGAGAGTATGCTTCAGTGAAGAAGACCACCCAAAGCAGACAGTGTACGCCACCTCACACCATGGACTACAGACCAAACTGTAAGCTTCACACCTATTCACACTCTAAATAATGATGAAAGGCCGCGCTCTCTCTGGCTGACAAATAAGCAAACCGAGGGGAATTGATGAGCAACACCAGTAATGTGTCACCTTGaagaaaaaatctaaatcaatgACAAGATGAGAAGAAAGAAGGAACTTTAGAAGAAAACCTGACAACTGTGCATTGGAGTCTTAATAGAGGACATTTAGAGACAAAATACGGCAGGACTGAAAACCTCAAACTGGTTGTGCATTGTCTCTTTTCTGGAATGACCTAAGTCCAGACAAGGGGAAGGAGTGTTCACAGTCACAACAAGATTGTAAAAGCTAGTCGCCAAGATGACAGATACCAAACTCAAAGTGTACATAGAACAGAGAAATCTGAAATCAAAACAAATTAAGCATACCTAAGATATTGAGCAACCCGAGAAAAAGAAAGGCCAATTTTGCTCCAGACATCTTGATGTGTGTctaattgtgtgtgtggtctgttgGAGGCCATACTTGCTTGTCTGGTTATTAGCCCTTCAGCCTCACTGAAGGGTAACATTCTTGTGGTTTACAAGGCGGTGCAATTACACCTCTCTACTCCATTTGTTTATATCTTTCTTTTGAGAATAACCAGTGTTGCACTGGGCCTTTCACAAACTTTGGCCCTGGAGAGCAAACCTTCCAGGAAGAATGGCTGATAAAACTAAtggcaatataaaaaaaaaagggagctcCGAGTCAGTGATAAGGATGAGTTAAAGTGAACTAGGCTGATACTGCCCTCTAGAGGAGAAGCAAAAGAACTACTACTATCACTGTACATACCTGTTCTTTAGATTTGGGGGAGGATGGGGACAATTCATAGTCTTTCTTGGTCTCAAGGATCTTTTTCACAAGGCCACCTACAGTGAGAGAAACAATGAGAGGAATAGTGAAAGGTCTGTTTCCTCAAAGTGTGGCATTATTGCTccttccaaaataaaaaaaataagggggaactaaaaagagaaaaaaataaaacaaatacgaCCGTGTACCATGTTTGTCTTCACTGTCGAGTTCTTGTGCAAGCCCCTGTAATAGAAGAAATAGTAGATCACTATCCAATGTTTCCCATGGTATTTGAACAACTTGTTGCTCAAGTCACATACCACATCCATCTCAGGAGAATCTGAAGGTGGAGGCACCTCTACGAGAAATTGctcatcttcatcctcctcatcctcagACAGCATCTTCCCATCCATGATGACTGGTGCTGAGGGCTTGGCACTGGACAGCCTGGAAGACAGACAAAGAGCTTGACTCATTTCTGACTGATgccacctgcttctcttcatcttGTTGACACCTTTATCCAATAACTGTTGACTGGTTAGACTAGCTCTCCTTGCTCAATTATTACACAGTTATAATCACCATCTTCATGCAGTGTGTTTACTGCTTTTTGTTTAATAATGTAAGTAGTGATCCAACTCTCCCTCTGGCAGGGACGAGACCTGTGTTCACACTAAGTATGCATTTACAAAGGAGAGAAGGATTTTGCTGTGTGAATATGTGCGGTGAAGTCACCTCTCAGCTGGGGTCACATCAGAGTAAGTTTCCTGTTTCTTGACTCGGGGAGGTGCTGGCCGAGCGCTGCTGGGCCGTGGTATTCTCCTGTTGCTGTAGATTGAAAGGATTTTACACATTACTGAAAAAAAGCGGTTAAACTAACCCTTTTGGAACGGaatattttagcatttttacaagtgatttttatttgtgtgtatgttatttTTTACTTGACTCCTTTAACAAGCCAAGTCCTCTGTTAACAGCTCTGTGACATGCCAAAATGTCTACTTTGTGACAGCTACACCGACTCATTCAGATTTCAGGATGATAATTGTTGCTTGTAACAATAAACAGTGACTATATTAATAACAGTAAAACCACTATAACACAGATGTCCAGCCAATCAAATGTCACTGATTAGTCAGTTAAAGAACAGAGCATTCGTAATTATCAAAATTAAAGGCAATTATTCAACTGTGTAATCTGCTGGAACTGATCGTGGATCAGGCCCAGGAACAAAACTAAGTTTCAAAAGCAAAACCACCCTGAATCTGAAAGAAAATAACGCAACACAATACCATGCAATGCAATAACATTAGAACTACACCCTCAGAAATGATCCCATAACTTAATAACATCTCAACattctcaacaaaaaaaacatcataagcTTGATCATATTGTGTCAATCCTGGTATATGTACCAGTAATGGAAAAGGAGATATTTTTTGATGTGACAAACAGTTAATGggagctgtgtttttttgtaagtGAAGAATAAAGTTTGATAAGTACCCTGTCCAGTACCTCAGCAAAGTGTTTGCAAACTGAGTGAAGGTTCAGTGTTGACTGTACAGACCTGGAGGCCATGTCGGATGGCACTGAGGAGCCTGCAATGTCTCCATTTTCCAGGGGGGCAGGTCTCTGGACTAACAGAGCATCTCCGTCTGTGAAAGGCAATGAGTTTTAGTTAGCTCAGTATTATTTAGCCAGGCTTAGACCTATCCTTAGCATGGTGGACACTGACACTTAAGTACACACCTTTATAACAAGTGCATACCAATGTCCTTTACTCTGGCTTAAATGCTATCACTCTGACAAAGCTAGTTCAAAACACTGTGGCACAAGTGGAAACTCTGCCATGTAAATTCAGCTACAGCCTCCTTGCATTGACTTCCAGCCCATGATAGTCTGATTTTAGTGTTTCTTCTTAATCTCTACACATCCCTTCACATACTTTAAATCTGACAGGAGATTTGGGATTGATCGGAagacttaataaataaatgatatccTTTTGGACTGGACTTTTCTGGAATTGTTCATTTCTGCCTGTCCATGTCCTTTTTCCCACCTACTGCTCCAACACAATTGCACACCTATCCTCtgatattttttccttttttccttctgTGCTAAGTTTCTTTGAGGAGTTTTTCCCTTGTCTGTTCGTAGAAATTAGGCTGGGTCAGGAACCGTTGCCATTGTAAGTCTGTAAAGCCTTTGAGACATTATATCTGATATTgggctttaaaaataaacttgaccAACTTGCTCAGATACTTTAACAAGGAATATCGTTGCCCTAAATCAATGAGTCACTGAGTGTCACTCAGTGAGTGATTGCACTCACTTTGTGACTCGATGTGGAGCCTGAACCCAAAGGAGCACTCGGTCATTTTGAGAAAGACACTTTGCCATTCCTGAGTCAGACGAGAAGATCATTCTCATGCCTTGTGCTTTCAGTACTGAGGTAGTAGAGCGCCAAGTTAAATGGCATAATCAAATATGGgttatttggtttatttatgggagtgatctctctccttctccattATTGAAACTAAGCACGGCAATCCTGGAAATGCATTTTAGAGTGCACCAACTCTCTCCTCAAGATGACACCATTTCCACATGGAAAATACGAAGTTAAAACCTTCATACTTTCTTGCATACAACTGCACACTCACCTCCTTCGCTGTCAGACTCATCTGTTGGAGAGCAGAAACATATATTGTTAGTTTCCTTTCTAATACAACTATGAAAATCATTATACAGACATGTGACATGCAAGTATGGAAAACAGATAACCAATATCTTTGTAATATTTTtaggaaatgtattttttggaaAAGTCTTAATGTCAGTTCAACGAAGCTTGTATTGCTTCTGCCAACAGTAATCCTGATGAGTCACTCCTACCTCCTACTAAGGGAAACTATTcggtgatttattttttattttttttattttttagataagTGGAGTGCAAATAGAAAGCTGTCAACTGTAAAATCAATTTAGATGTACTTCAGAGCCCTTCTGTCAATGATTAAAGTGCAGCTATTTTAGACATCTGTATTAACTATGTGAGATATGCCTCATTGGTGTTCATTGGGAGAAAGCGTTGGGAGAGGGTTACCTTGACCTCCAACTTTTGGTCTCCGCCTCTGCCCTTTGGCAGATGAAGGCCGAGGTATTCTAGCTGGACTATCAGACTGTGAGAGTAGCAAAGACAAGCAGGGAAAAAGACACACCTTTAGGACAATAAGCACTAAAAAGCAACATATTACCTACTACCTGTTGGGATGATTTGAAGAACCCCTGGCATGTACCTCTATCTATTGTGCTAACCATCATTTTCTTTGGTAAGCTTGAGGTACATTGAGGTATGGTATATTGCCATTAAGCACCAATAAACATGGAAAATTATCTTTTTAACCATGTATACAGACAGACCTCTCCATgcaaaatacaaacattttacatatacaaaaacattggaatttAATGAAGAAGTGCAAGAAGTAAAACAGCAACAAAGCAAAGCTGGtaatgaagaaaagtgtgaagCGTAGAGTTAAGTTCTTACCTGGTTCTCAACTGCTTCTGCAGGCTGCACAGGCAAATAACACAGCATTACACCATGCACTAAACTGTCCCATTTATCAATTATACACAGGAAACAAGACCTCACATGACTGCTATACACTATAGCCCAGAAATTAGCGCTAAACCAAGTAGCCAGCCACGCCAAGGCCGCTGCAATAGTCACTATATTCTAacacagggatcttcaacagggggtccgcagagtcaatgcaggggggccttcaAATTATGGTTAcgttttttaagttgtttttttttttcaaaaattagaAATGTCCTAAAAAattaatccaacatattattagcaaactagcctatttataaaatcattccaacaactattttaatagcttagtattctatgcaaaaacgGTATgtatataaaggctttaggccgcgctacatgttattgtaggcccagtttaatatgcaacattttatacaatatatgtagtagggggtccctgctccgtctctcttccagttaaggggtccttagcTTAAAAAAACGTGGAAGATCCCTGATCTAACACTAAAATGCGATTTACTATAAAGTTCTAATTTTCTACTGATTGTTTCTGCAGGGTTGAATACCTCGTCATCTGGGTTTGGTTCCTTGCAAGAATAAGAggcacaatatttaaaaaaaaaattgaaaataaatttgatatatatcttttttttttttttttaagtgcaaaCAACATCAAGTTTAATTTAACATGTAAAATCAGTTACCAACTCTATGTTTCTCGAATTGGCTGACTTGACATACAGGAAACTCTGTCCCAGTAATAGACATGTTTAATATATCATGGGTGAAATTTCTGCCAAAAAATAGAACTTACTGCTGGCACATGTTTGGCTGTTTTGCTCGGCTCAGGGTTGGGTTTTTGCTGTGGTTCCTCCGATACTCTGGCCTAAGcaacaacatacacacagaatgtaAATAATGCCATTTTTGCTAACATTTAAGATGTGAGTGGGGTTAAGGCACATACCTTGCTATTGCCACTCTCTccactttttttcctctcttcgcCCTCTTtgtgtcgctctctctctttctcccgcTCTTTGTCTCTTCGTTTTTCCTTGTCTCTTTCCCGGTCTCTGCGAGAATCCCTATCTCTTGTCTTTTCTCtgcctttgtctctctctttgtctttttccctttcttggtccctctctctgtccttctctttGTCCCTATCTTTGACTCGTCCTTTGTCTTTATCCTTGTCTCGCTCCCGGCTCTTGTCTTTGTCACGGTCTTTGGCATGGTGGTCCTGTTCACTGCGGTGGTGCTTGTCAGAGCGCTCCCTTTCACGCTGGTGCTCTTTCTCCCCATCTCTGCGTCGGCTCTCCTGCTCTTTGGTCTGGTCTGGGTCCTTCTGGTCCCGGCTCCCGCTGCGCTCTGTaatctttttcttctcctgGAAAAGTTCATGTCAAAGCATAGGGTGAGGGTTTAATGCCAGCCATGGCTATATACTGGAAAACTCGTCATTTGATCATCAATTTTGTAAACCAAGCCTGCAGCCCACAAGGCTAAATGCTAACACAGACAGTTCATTTCGCAGGGTGCAGGGTCCGAAATCTTCTTGgcaccatctactagccaaatgctggtaaaatatgcaagtggctgacagatttgcttcactcaccggCCAAAAAAATTAATGGTTATCTATGGAGTGGcaggtcaaatttgaacattcactaatcatttggctggtggacaaaaaagttaattttggaccctgAGTGTAGGATTGAGCAGTGTGTAATTCCATGATTGAAGTGGGCTGAGGACTCTCACCTCTCTATCCAGATGACGTTCACGTCCCTCCCTATTTTCCTTGTCCTGGGACCTGGAGGTGCTGGCTTTGGTCTTTATGTCCACCTTTTCTCCTGCAAGCACTCGCTTCACTGCATCGTCACTGGACATCTGTAAATCAAATTAAGGAGAATGAGCAATATTATTAATGAGCAATATTGATCGTTGAATTTTTAACAAGGAGggttgcatttttttattgGATTTACCATGAAGCATGTAGCACATATTTGACCAGTTGCCTTGTCTGACTGACTTACCCATTACATTACAGGGCTAAACGAACATTGGTGATATTCTCACGTTTCTTTATGAgattttcattactttttattttatttcatactgAAGAAAAGTTGAAGAAAAGTATTTTCGCTATTATAACCAGATGTCTTCAAAACAGCGACAGCTAAAAAGATGTATAAGATCTGAGAATACATACATTCTACATGACATGAAATCAAAATACTGTTACTATACTACACTCCATCTCCAGGGTTCAATTAAAATCTTTCTCCCTGAGAGGTAGCTAGACAATTTTCACAAGAGTATAATATTTTGATGTGAAACATAACACAC
It contains:
- the traf3ip1 gene encoding TRAF3-interacting protein 1 isoform X2 translates to MNGTVVKKTQDTLGKVIKKPPLTEKLLSKPPFRYLHDIFSEIIRTTGFMKGLYGENDMKSDNVKDKDSKIAFLQKAIDVVMLVSGEPLVAKPARIVAGHEPEKTNELLQAIAKCCINKMSSDDAVKRVLAGEKVDIKTKASTSRSQDKENREGRERHLDREEKKKITERSGSRDQKDPDQTKEQESRRRDGEKEHQRERERSDKHHRSEQDHHAKDRDKDKSRERDKDKDKGRVKDRDKEKDRERDQEREKDKERDKGREKTRDRDSRRDRERDKEKRRDKEREKERERHKEGEERKKSGESGNSKARVSEEPQQKPNPEPSKTAKHVPASDSPARIPRPSSAKGQRRRPKVGGQDESDSEGDGDALLVQRPAPLENGDIAGSSVPSDMASSNRRIPRPSSARPAPPRVKKQETYSDVTPAERLSSAKPSAPVIMDGKMLSEDEEDEDEQFLVEVPPPSDSPEMDVGLAQELDSEDKHGGLVKKILETKKDYELSPSSPKSKEQSVVSEAARKKERDMVTREIDRLRSSIQTVCRSTLPLGKIMDYIQEDMDAMQAELRTWRRENKEHAQALLQEQRATDRAVEPLKLELAELEQLIKDQQDKICAVRSNILKNEEKIQKMVTGINFSART
- the traf3ip1 gene encoding TRAF3-interacting protein 1 isoform X1; protein product: MNGTVVKKTQDTLGKVIKKPPLTEKLLSKPPFRYLHDIFSEIIRTTGFMKGLYGENDMKSDNVKDKDSKIAFLQKAIDVVMLVSGEPLVAKPARIVAGHEPEKTNELLQAIAKCCINKMSSDDAVKRVLAGEKVDIKTKASTSRSQDKENREGRERHLDREEKKKITERSGSRDQKDPDQTKEQESRRRDGEKEHQRERERSDKHHRSEQDHHAKDRDKDKSRERDKDKDKGRVKDRDKEKDRERDQEREKDKERDKGREKTRDRDSRRDRERDKEKRRDKEREKERERHKEGEERKKSGESGNSKARVSEEPQQKPNPEPSKTAKHVPAPAEAVENQSDSPARIPRPSSAKGQRRRPKVGGQDESDSEGDGDALLVQRPAPLENGDIAGSSVPSDMASSNRRIPRPSSARPAPPRVKKQETYSDVTPAERLSSAKPSAPVIMDGKMLSEDEEDEDEQFLVEVPPPSDSPEMDVGLAQELDSEDKHGGLVKKILETKKDYELSPSSPKSKEQSVVSEAARKKERDMVTREIDRLRSSIQTVCRSTLPLGKIMDYIQEDMDAMQAELRTWRRENKEHAQALLQEQRATDRAVEPLKLELAELEQLIKDQQDKICAVRSNILKNEEKIQKMVTGINFSART
- the traf3ip1 gene encoding TRAF3-interacting protein 1 isoform X3; translated protein: MKGLYGENDMKSDNVKDKDSKIAFLQKAIDVVMLVSGEPLVAKPARIVAGHEPEKTNELLQAIAKCCINKMSSDDAVKRVLAGEKVDIKTKASTSRSQDKENREGRERHLDREEKKKITERSGSRDQKDPDQTKEQESRRRDGEKEHQRERERSDKHHRSEQDHHAKDRDKDKSRERDKDKDKGRVKDRDKEKDRERDQEREKDKERDKGREKTRDRDSRRDRERDKEKRRDKEREKERERHKEGEERKKSGESGNSKARVSEEPQQKPNPEPSKTAKHVPAPAEAVENQSDSPARIPRPSSAKGQRRRPKVGGQDESDSEGDGDALLVQRPAPLENGDIAGSSVPSDMASSNRRIPRPSSARPAPPRVKKQETYSDVTPAERLSSAKPSAPVIMDGKMLSEDEEDEDEQFLVEVPPPSDSPEMDVGLAQELDSEDKHGGLVKKILETKKDYELSPSSPKSKEQSVVSEAARKKERDMVTREIDRLRSSIQTVCRSTLPLGKIMDYIQEDMDAMQAELRTWRRENKEHAQALLQEQRATDRAVEPLKLELAELEQLIKDQQDKICAVRSNILKNEEKIQKMVTGINFSART